Proteins encoded in a region of the Variovorax sp. PAMC 28711 genome:
- a CDS encoding sulfurtransferase, translating to MQEILNIAAYKFVAIDDGDTLREDLRARTQSLGLMGTILLAPEGINMFLAGAAASVHAFIDGLRSDARFADLETKESWSATQPFRRMLVKLKREIIRMDHPAIQPAAGRAPGVDAPTLKRWLDQGHDDAGKPVVMLDTRNAFEVDHGTFDGAIDWRIEKFTEFPAALRANRDAFAGKTVVSFCTGGIRCEKAAILMREEGVDDVLQLEGGILKYFEEIGGAHYTGDCFVFDGRRTLGPDLVATGNAASARAAEDPDIAIKQ from the coding sequence CTGCGCGCGCGGACGCAGTCGCTGGGCCTCATGGGCACCATCCTGCTGGCGCCGGAGGGCATCAACATGTTCCTGGCCGGCGCCGCGGCGTCGGTTCATGCGTTCATCGACGGGCTGCGGTCCGATGCGCGCTTCGCCGACCTCGAAACGAAGGAAAGCTGGTCGGCCACGCAGCCCTTCCGTCGCATGCTGGTCAAGCTGAAGCGCGAAATCATCCGCATGGACCATCCCGCCATCCAGCCTGCCGCGGGGCGCGCGCCTGGGGTCGACGCGCCGACGCTCAAGCGCTGGCTCGACCAGGGGCACGACGACGCCGGCAAGCCGGTCGTCATGCTGGACACGCGCAATGCGTTCGAGGTCGACCATGGCACGTTCGACGGCGCGATCGATTGGCGCATCGAAAAATTCACCGAGTTTCCAGCGGCCCTGCGCGCGAACCGCGACGCCTTCGCAGGCAAGACCGTGGTGAGCTTCTGCACCGGCGGCATCCGCTGCGAGAAGGCGGCCATCCTTATGCGCGAAGAAGGCGTGGACGACGTGCTGCAGCTCGAAGGCGGCATCCTCAAATACTTCGAAGAGATCGGCGGCGCGCACTACACCGGCGATTGCTTCGTGTTCGACGGTCGACGCACGCTCGGACCCGACCTCGTCGCCACCGGCAACGCCGCCAGCGCACGGGCCGCCGAAGACCCGGACATCGCCATCAAGCAGTGA